The following proteins are encoded in a genomic region of Brachypodium distachyon strain Bd21 chromosome 1, Brachypodium_distachyon_v3.0, whole genome shotgun sequence:
- the LOC100831299 gene encoding cell division cycle-associated protein 7, producing MGRLGDKSDYESVREARISENKARMEMLGLLRCTGELSAIASASTRRAGSVTPRKSPKPPLVLTPLRRSGRLIAATTTTGRRFSARLNGQSVEHKALPYKGKYAEEEEDEKKKAVVVIDKQRLRVLQERRCDSKGRGAVYDSLLGICCHFCRQKKLCGEEDCKRCGEGDFEQPCIGKTDCSSCHSSNGILCRACLKVRYGEEMEEVRKNKNWMCPHCIEEKGIKKFWICNSSICLKKRKIAPTGIAIFDAREQGYESVAHLLMDQLKRSRAF from the exons ATGGGAAGGCTGGGCGACAAGTCCGACTACGAGAGCGTCCGCGAGGCCCGCATCTCCGAgaacaag GCCCGGATGGAGATGCTCGGCCTGCTTCGCTGCACCGGGGAGCTCAGCGCCATCGCGTCCGCCTCGACCCGCCGCGCCGGAAGCGTCACCCCGAGGAAGAGCCCCAAGCCGCCGCTGGTCCTCACCCCGCTCCGCCGTTCCGGCCGCCTGATCGCTGCCACGACCACGACAGGCCGCCGCTTCTCCGCCCGGCTGAACGGGCAGTCCGTGGAGCACAAGGCGCTGCCTTACAAAG GAAAGTAtgcagaggaagaggaggacgagaagaagaaggcggtgGTGGTGATCGACAAGCAGAGGCTGCGGGTGCTTCAGGAGAGGCGGTGCGACAGCAAGGGGAGGGGGGCCGTGTACGACTCTCTTCTTGGGATCTGCTGCCATTTCTGCAG GCAGAAGAAGCTGTGCGGGGAGGAGGACTGCAAGCGCTGCGGGGAAGGTGACTTCGAACAGCCATGCATAG GGAAGACGGACTGCTCCTCCTGCCATTCGTCGAACGGGATACTCTGTCGTGCCTGCCTTAAAGTTAGGTACGGCGAAG AGATGGAAGAGGTCAGGAAGAACAAGAACTGGATGTGCCCTCACTGCATTGAGGAGAAGGGCATCAAGAAATTCTGGATATGCAACAG TTCCATCTGcttgaagaagaggaagatagCACCTACCGGGATCGCCATATTTGACG CGCGGGAGCAAGGGTATGAGTCGGTCGCTCACCTCCTCATGGACCAGCTGAAGCGCAGCAGAGCATTTTGA